From Pseudomonadota bacterium, a single genomic window includes:
- a CDS encoding fumarate reductase/succinate dehydrogenase flavoprotein subunit codes for MQLDAKIPSGTIESKWDQHRFALKLVNPANRRKYDVIVVGSGLAGASAAASLGELGYNVKVFCFQDSPRRAHSIAAQGGINAAKNYQNDGDSIFRLFYDTVKGGDFRAREANVYRLAQLSTLIIDHCVALGVPFAREYGGVLANRSFGGAQVARTFYSRGQTGQQLLLGAYATMSRQVAEGRVQVLPRREMLDLVLVDGQARGIITRDLVHGTIERHVGHAVVLATGGYANVYYLSTNAKACNVTAAYRAHRRGALFANPCFTQIHPTCVPASGEYQSKLTLMSESLRNDGRVWVPRNAGDKRPAGQIPETERDYYLEERYPSFGNLVPRDVASRAAKGVCDDGRGVGPEPERRGVYLDFADAIGRHGRETIRDRYGNLFEMYERITADDPYRTPMKIYPAPHYTMGGLWVDYNLMSTIPGLFVLGEANFSDHGANRLGASALMQGLADGYFVIPYTLANYLAGTRYAAVDASHAAFAQTESEVRQRVDALLAPKQQGGHNPDHYHRQLGRLMWDHCGMARNEAGLRGALEAIPRLREEFQQGVKVTGGPEQLNQALERAGRIADFFEFAELMCLDALGRRESCGGHFREEYQTGEGEALRDDQGFTHVSAWEYRGAREPPVEHREALTFEHVPLTTRSYK; via the coding sequence ATGCAACTGGACGCGAAGATCCCGAGCGGCACGATCGAGAGCAAGTGGGACCAGCACCGCTTTGCGCTCAAGCTGGTGAACCCCGCCAACCGCCGCAAGTACGACGTGATCGTCGTCGGCAGCGGCCTCGCGGGCGCGTCGGCCGCCGCCTCGCTCGGCGAGCTCGGCTACAACGTCAAGGTCTTCTGCTTCCAGGACAGCCCGCGCCGCGCCCATAGCATCGCCGCCCAGGGTGGTATCAACGCCGCCAAGAACTATCAGAACGACGGCGACAGCATCTTTCGGCTCTTCTACGACACGGTCAAGGGCGGCGACTTCCGCGCGCGCGAGGCCAACGTCTATCGCCTGGCCCAGCTCAGCACGCTGATCATCGACCACTGCGTGGCCCTCGGCGTGCCCTTCGCCCGCGAATACGGCGGCGTGCTCGCCAATCGCTCCTTCGGCGGCGCGCAGGTCGCGCGCACCTTCTACTCGCGCGGTCAGACCGGGCAGCAGCTCTTGCTCGGCGCCTACGCGACGATGAGCCGTCAGGTCGCCGAAGGCAGGGTCCAGGTGCTGCCGCGGCGCGAGATGCTCGACCTCGTCCTCGTCGATGGCCAGGCCCGCGGCATCATCACGCGCGATCTGGTGCATGGGACCATCGAGCGCCACGTCGGCCACGCGGTCGTGCTGGCGACGGGCGGCTACGCCAACGTCTACTACCTCTCGACCAACGCCAAGGCCTGCAATGTCACGGCGGCCTACCGCGCGCACCGGCGCGGCGCCCTCTTCGCCAATCCGTGCTTCACGCAGATCCATCCGACCTGCGTGCCGGCCAGCGGCGAGTACCAGTCGAAGCTGACGCTGATGAGCGAATCGCTGCGCAACGACGGGCGCGTCTGGGTCCCGCGCAACGCCGGCGACAAGCGCCCAGCGGGGCAGATCCCCGAGACCGAGCGCGACTACTACCTCGAAGAGCGCTATCCGAGCTTCGGCAACCTGGTGCCGCGCGACGTCGCCTCGAGGGCCGCCAAGGGCGTCTGCGACGACGGGCGCGGGGTCGGACCCGAGCCGGAGCGGCGCGGCGTCTATCTCGACTTCGCCGACGCGATTGGTCGCCACGGACGCGAGACGATCCGCGATCGCTACGGCAACCTCTTCGAGATGTACGAGCGCATCACGGCGGATGACCCCTATCGCACGCCGATGAAGATCTACCCCGCGCCCCACTACACGATGGGTGGGCTCTGGGTCGACTACAACCTGATGAGCACGATTCCCGGGTTGTTCGTGCTCGGCGAGGCCAACTTCTCCGACCACGGCGCCAACCGGCTGGGGGCCAGCGCGCTGATGCAGGGCCTCGCTGACGGCTATTTCGTGATCCCCTACACGCTCGCCAACTACCTCGCCGGCACCCGCTACGCCGCCGTCGATGCCAGCCACGCCGCCTTCGCGCAGACGGAGTCGGAGGTACGCCAGCGCGTCGATGCGCTGCTGGCGCCCAAGCAGCAAGGGGGGCACAACCCCGACCACTACCATCGGCAGCTCGGTCGCCTGATGTGGGATCACTGCGGCATGGCCCGCAACGAAGCCGGCCTACGTGGCGCCCTCGAGGCGATCCCGCGCCTGCGGGAGGAGTTTCAGCAGGGCGTCAAGGTCACCGGCGGGCCGGAGCAGCTCAATCAGGCGCTCGAGCGCGCCGGGCGCATCGCCGACTTCTTCGAGTTCGCCGAGCTGATGTGCCTCGACGCGCTCGGGCGGCGGGAGTCCTGCGGCGGGCACTTCCGCGAGGAGTACCAGACGGGCGAGGGCGAGGCCCTGCGCGACGATCAGGGCTTCACGCATGTCAGCGCCTGGGAGTACCGCGGAGCCCGCGAGCCGCCGGTCGAGCACCGCGAAGCGCTGACCTTCGAGCACGTACCGCTGACCACGAGGAGCTACAAGTAA
- a CDS encoding succinate dehydrogenase cytochrome b subunit encodes MIASAAGPHVARTSIGQKVLMAASGALLFLFVIGHLLGNLQIFRGPQAIDAYAHFLQSNAALLWGARITLFCALLVHGWAAVATTLRSWRARREPYAGQRRYRTATLFSRSMRVTGPLIFAYVVYHLLHLTVGSAHPDFVEGQVYRNVVVGFSEPLAAVTYMLAMTALGLHLVHGVWSMFQTLGLSNGRWRRRLRLLAGSVTALIVAGNVSIPLAVLAGWLRL; translated from the coding sequence ATGATTGCGTCAGCTGCCGGTCCGCACGTCGCCCGCACCTCGATCGGACAGAAGGTGCTGATGGCCGCCAGCGGGGCCCTGCTCTTCCTCTTCGTGATCGGTCACCTGCTCGGCAACCTGCAGATCTTTCGCGGGCCGCAGGCGATCGACGCCTACGCGCACTTCCTCCAGAGCAACGCCGCTCTGCTATGGGGGGCACGCATCACGCTCTTCTGCGCGCTGCTGGTGCATGGTTGGGCGGCGGTGGCCACCACGCTGCGGAGCTGGCGCGCTCGCCGCGAGCCCTATGCCGGCCAACGCCGCTACAGGACGGCGACCCTGTTCTCGCGCTCGATGCGCGTGACCGGCCCGCTGATCTTCGCCTACGTGGTCTACCACCTGCTCCACCTGACGGTCGGTAGCGCGCACCCCGACTTCGTCGAGGGCCAGGTCTACCGCAACGTCGTCGTCGGCTTCAGCGAGCCGCTGGCCGCCGTGACCTACATGCTCGCGATGACCGCCCTCGGCCTGCATCTGGTGCACGGCGTCTGGAGCATGTTCCAGACGCTCGGGCTGAGCAACGGGCGCTGGCGCCGACGGCTGCGCCTGCTGGCGGGCAGCGTCACGGCGCTGATCGTGGCCGGTAATGTTTCGATACCGCTGGCGGTGCTCGCCGGCTGGCTGCGCTTGTAG
- a CDS encoding thioredoxin family protein, producing the protein MAATPSTMLALGTLAPDFSLPDPDGRVVSRDAFASAPALLVMFICNHCPFVKHVREELARLGRDYAARGVALVAINANDAEAYPDDSPAAMKLEAAAAGYAFPYLVDRTQAVAQAYRAACTPDFFLFDGERRLVYRGQLDDSRPSNGLPVTGRDLRAALDALLGGRPIGADQRPSIGCNIKWRPGNAPQP; encoded by the coding sequence ATGGCCGCCACGCCCTCAACGATGCTCGCGCTGGGTACACTCGCCCCCGACTTCAGCCTGCCCGATCCCGACGGGCGCGTCGTCTCGCGCGACGCGTTCGCGTCGGCCCCGGCGCTGCTGGTGATGTTCATCTGCAACCACTGTCCCTTCGTCAAGCACGTACGCGAGGAGCTGGCGCGTCTCGGGCGCGACTACGCCGCGCGTGGTGTGGCCCTGGTGGCGATCAACGCTAACGACGCCGAGGCCTATCCGGACGATAGTCCGGCGGCGATGAAGCTCGAGGCCGCGGCGGCCGGGTACGCGTTCCCCTATCTCGTCGACCGGACGCAGGCGGTGGCGCAGGCCTATCGGGCCGCCTGCACCCCCGACTTCTTCCTCTTCGATGGCGAGCGACGCCTGGTCTATCGCGGCCAGCTCGACGATAGCCGTCCGAGCAACGGGCTGCCGGTGACGGGTCGCGACCTGCGGGCGGCGCTCGACGCGCTGCTGGGCGGGCGTCCCATCGGCGCCGATCAGCGGCCAAGCATCGGCTGCAACATCAAGTGGCGGCCGGGCAACGCGCCGCAACCCTGA
- a CDS encoding CoA pyrophosphatase translates to MAGHRPAVLPGAAAARAAVALVLRPARGDDCELLLIHRAEHPADPWSGQMALPGGRVDPEDALARDAAEREVREEVDLDLRRAGRLLGVLDEVEATARGRRLPLVITPFVFELTEPVDPRPNHEVQALYWVGLASLRDPASATTMRVAYDGLEHALPGIRVGEQVVWGLTYRVLRRFFSLLDPSRLGP, encoded by the coding sequence ATGGCAGGGCATCGGCCCGCGGTCCTCCCTGGAGCGGCCGCAGCGCGGGCGGCGGTAGCCCTCGTCCTGCGGCCCGCGCGTGGCGACGACTGCGAGCTCTTGCTGATCCATCGGGCCGAGCACCCGGCCGATCCCTGGTCGGGGCAGATGGCGCTGCCCGGTGGTCGTGTCGACCCCGAGGACGCCTTGGCGCGGGACGCTGCCGAACGCGAGGTGCGCGAGGAGGTCGACCTCGACCTGCGACGCGCGGGTCGCCTGCTCGGGGTGTTGGATGAGGTCGAGGCCACGGCGCGCGGACGGCGCCTGCCGCTGGTGATCACGCCCTTTGTCTTCGAGCTGACCGAGCCGGTCGATCCGCGGCCCAACCACGAGGTTCAGGCGCTCTATTGGGTTGGCCTCGCGTCGCTGCGGGATCCGGCGTCCGCGACGACGATGCGCGTCGCCTATGACGGGCTCGAGCACGCGCTTCCCGGCATCCGCGTCGGCGAGCAGGTGGTTTGGGGTCTCACCTATCGAGTGCTGCGGCGCTTCTTCTCCCTGCTCGACCCGTCTCGGCTCGGCCCCTAA
- a CDS encoding methyltransferase domain-containing protein, which produces MAALPQILSGDSEPGWWDEGLTHALLRTIPAATRVLLDYRCAAARAAHVLLPQLPQARYLGVDSDRRALREATTGLAGTRYAPRCSLLHAADSTLPLGPRTVDVVLSVMTLQHCRDPHALLREARRVLRGEGSLVAVEPDNLGQRFYFDGPLPEVDEAMLHLHRAAAVARQPADVALGPRLPALLHTFGFAAIGVRLHAIGTSRRESARAYCDRLLRLGDQAARAAGLEPTDSTVAACHAAVRRVLYLGMPQRVGFSAHLVPTFVCSGKQ; this is translated from the coding sequence GTGGCAGCGCTACCGCAGATCTTGAGCGGCGACAGCGAGCCGGGCTGGTGGGATGAGGGGCTGACACACGCCCTGCTGCGCACCATTCCCGCCGCGACCCGCGTGCTGCTGGACTACCGCTGCGCGGCAGCGCGCGCGGCCCACGTGCTGCTGCCGCAGCTCCCGCAAGCGCGCTACCTCGGTGTCGACAGCGATCGGCGGGCGCTGCGCGAGGCCACGACAGGCCTGGCGGGCACGCGCTACGCCCCGCGCTGCAGCCTGCTGCACGCGGCCGACTCGACCCTGCCGCTCGGCCCCAGGACGGTGGATGTGGTGCTGAGCGTGATGACGCTGCAGCACTGCAGGGACCCGCACGCCCTGCTGCGCGAGGCGCGGCGCGTCTTGCGCGGCGAGGGCTCACTGGTGGCCGTGGAGCCCGACAATCTCGGCCAGCGCTTCTACTTCGACGGACCCCTGCCCGAGGTCGACGAGGCGATGCTGCACCTGCATCGCGCGGCGGCCGTGGCTCGCCAACCCGCCGATGTCGCGCTCGGTCCGCGCCTGCCGGCGCTGCTGCACACCTTTGGCTTCGCGGCGATTGGCGTGCGCCTGCACGCAATCGGCACGTCACGCCGCGAGAGCGCCCGCGCCTACTGCGACCGGCTGCTCCGTCTCGGCGACCAAGCGGCACGCGCGGCCGGCCTCGAGCCGACGGACAGCACCGTAGCTGCCTGCCATGCGGCCGTGCGCCGCGTCCTCTACCTCGGCATGCCGCAGCGAGTTGGCTTCAGCGCTCACCTGGTGCCGACCTTCGTCTGTAGCGGAAAGCAATGA
- a CDS encoding M42 family metallopeptidase, with protein sequence MRTDALDFLQKLLSAPSPSGYEGPARKVWLDHVRPQAESVAVDVHGNALASINPQGAPHVMLAGHIDEIGFQVCFIDERGFLRFRPIGGHDLQVVAGRRVQLHARRGPILGVVGQKPIHLVRERTRATKPHAEDLWIDAGFASRKEAEKLVQIGDPITYVDGFAALRGALAVARAFDDKVGAFVVAEVLRALAGRKGLKARVTAVATVQEEIGLRGARTSAFGLQPDVGIAVDVTWATDDPSVDAKELGEVKLGGGPVLARGPNANPPLLELLQKTARREGIPVQLRAVPAAGGNDGNALQVNRAGVATAVVGIPQRYMHSPSEICHLGDVEAAVALITQTIARLSSKTSFIPGG encoded by the coding sequence ATGCGCACCGACGCCCTGGACTTCCTGCAGAAGCTGCTCAGCGCCCCTAGCCCCTCGGGCTACGAGGGACCCGCCCGCAAGGTCTGGCTCGACCACGTCCGCCCGCAAGCCGAGAGCGTGGCGGTCGACGTGCATGGCAACGCGCTGGCCTCGATCAACCCGCAGGGCGCGCCGCATGTGATGCTCGCCGGGCATATCGACGAGATCGGCTTCCAGGTCTGCTTCATCGACGAGCGCGGCTTCCTACGCTTCCGCCCGATCGGCGGCCACGACCTGCAGGTCGTCGCCGGACGTCGCGTCCAGCTTCACGCGCGCAGGGGGCCGATCCTCGGCGTGGTCGGGCAGAAGCCGATCCATCTGGTTCGGGAGCGCACGCGCGCCACCAAACCCCACGCCGAAGACCTCTGGATCGATGCCGGCTTCGCCAGCCGCAAGGAGGCCGAGAAGCTGGTGCAGATCGGCGATCCGATCACCTACGTCGACGGCTTCGCGGCGCTCCGCGGCGCGCTCGCGGTCGCGCGCGCCTTCGACGACAAGGTGGGCGCCTTCGTCGTCGCCGAGGTGCTGCGGGCGCTCGCCGGGCGCAAGGGCCTCAAGGCCCGCGTTACCGCGGTCGCGACCGTCCAGGAGGAGATCGGGCTGCGCGGCGCGCGCACCAGCGCCTTCGGCCTGCAGCCCGACGTCGGCATCGCCGTCGATGTCACCTGGGCGACCGACGACCCGAGCGTCGACGCCAAGGAGCTCGGCGAGGTCAAGCTCGGCGGCGGACCCGTGCTGGCGCGCGGCCCCAACGCCAACCCGCCGCTGCTCGAGCTGCTGCAGAAGACGGCGCGCCGCGAAGGGATCCCGGTTCAGCTGCGCGCGGTCCCGGCGGCTGGCGGCAACGACGGCAACGCGCTGCAGGTCAATCGCGCGGGCGTCGCCACGGCCGTCGTCGGCATTCCTCAGCGCTACATGCACTCCCCGTCCGAGATCTGTCACCTCGGCGACGTCGAGGCGGCGGTCGCGCTGATCACCCAGACCATCGCCCGCCTCAGCAGCAAGACCTCGTTCATCCCCGGCGGTTGA
- the ggt gene encoding gamma-glutamyltransferase, with protein MRTPDDTTTPPLRQPRRAAPATGKGRGLGLLLALSAWVVDGGHALARTERAATEATRPSTAAVVAGTHGVVATDHPLASAAGLEVLRAGGNAIDAACAAMFALGIVNPAGSGLGGGGLLLLRPAGSEAPLALDFRETAPGAATREMFSRAGVDAEASAVGGLAVAVPGEVQGCATALARFGRLGLRRVLRPAIRLARRGFEVGPYLALLLQHEQRGLRRSKALGRTYLPDGVPLRAGQRLRRPRLATTLEAIARQGPRVFYRGWIARDLVASVRRAGGQLAAADLAGYRPVWRKVLSTRFGRFTVFGFPPPSSGGTVILGALNVLQQRDLRGLGHNSAAYLHLLAETLKHTFADRARLLGDSDFVAVPVDRLLSKASADQLNQRIGYHVVLGASYGLTGEAPRAPSGGRGGTSHLSVVDAEGMAVALTTSINTSFGAFVVGARSDIVLNNTMDDFAARPGEANAFGLVQSETNAIAPGKRPLSSMAPTIVTRDGQVYAVLGGSGGPTILSATLQVLLNVLAFELPPGEAVSRPRLHHQWLPNQLSYEPAITSDVLEDLKQRGHRLRLIRRPPDPYTAVQLVTVEGANRLGASDPRKFGAPAAY; from the coding sequence ATGCGCACCCCTGATGACACCACGACCCCCCCCCTGCGCCAGCCACGGCGCGCTGCGCCGGCGACGGGCAAAGGTCGCGGCCTCGGCCTGCTGCTGGCGCTCAGCGCCTGGGTTGTCGACGGCGGCCACGCGCTCGCGCGGACGGAGCGCGCCGCCACCGAGGCCACGCGGCCGAGCACAGCAGCAGTCGTGGCGGGCACCCACGGCGTCGTCGCGACCGACCACCCGCTCGCCTCCGCCGCCGGGCTCGAGGTGCTGCGCGCCGGCGGCAACGCCATCGACGCGGCCTGCGCCGCGATGTTCGCGCTCGGCATCGTCAACCCCGCGGGCAGCGGCCTTGGCGGCGGCGGGCTGCTGCTCCTGCGCCCGGCGGGCAGCGAGGCGCCGCTCGCGCTCGACTTCCGCGAAACCGCGCCAGGCGCCGCCACGCGCGAGATGTTTTCGCGCGCCGGGGTCGATGCGGAGGCCAGCGCCGTCGGCGGGCTCGCCGTCGCCGTACCCGGCGAGGTCCAGGGCTGCGCCACGGCGCTCGCGCGCTTCGGCCGCCTCGGCCTGCGGCGCGTCCTGCGGCCCGCTATTCGCCTGGCGCGCCGCGGTTTCGAGGTCGGCCCCTATCTGGCGCTGCTGCTTCAGCACGAGCAGCGGGGCCTGCGGCGCAGCAAGGCCCTGGGCCGCACCTACCTCCCCGACGGCGTGCCCCTGCGCGCCGGCCAGCGGCTCCGCCGGCCCCGCCTCGCCACCACCCTCGAGGCGATCGCCCGCCAAGGACCGCGCGTGTTCTACCGCGGGTGGATCGCGCGCGACCTCGTCGCCAGCGTGCGACGCGCGGGCGGCCAGCTCGCCGCCGCCGATCTCGCAGGCTACCGCCCGGTCTGGCGCAAGGTATTGAGCACCCGCTTCGGCCGCTTCACGGTCTTCGGCTTTCCGCCGCCCTCCTCGGGCGGCACGGTGATCCTCGGGGCGCTCAACGTGCTGCAGCAGCGCGACCTGCGTGGCCTCGGTCATAACTCCGCGGCCTACTTGCACCTGCTCGCCGAGACGCTGAAGCACACCTTCGCCGATCGCGCGCGCCTGCTCGGCGACAGCGACTTCGTCGCCGTGCCGGTCGACCGCCTGCTCTCGAAGGCGTCGGCCGATCAGCTCAACCAGCGCATCGGCTACCACGTCGTGCTCGGCGCGAGCTATGGGCTGACCGGCGAAGCCCCGCGCGCACCGAGCGGTGGCCGAGGCGGCACGAGCCACCTCAGCGTCGTCGATGCCGAGGGCATGGCGGTCGCACTGACCACGAGCATCAACACGAGCTTTGGCGCCTTCGTCGTCGGCGCGCGCTCGGACATCGTGCTCAACAACACGATGGACGATTTTGCCGCACGACCGGGCGAGGCCAACGCCTTTGGTCTGGTGCAGAGCGAGACCAACGCGATCGCCCCGGGCAAGCGTCCGCTCTCCAGCATGGCCCCGACGATCGTGACGCGCGACGGGCAGGTCTACGCAGTCCTCGGCGGTTCAGGCGGTCCGACGATCCTCAGCGCGACGCTGCAGGTGCTGCTCAACGTGCTGGCCTTCGAGCTGCCGCCCGGCGAGGCCGTCAGTCGCCCGCGGTTGCATCATCAGTGGCTCCCCAATCAGCTCAGCTATGAGCCCGCGATCACCAGCGACGTGCTCGAGGACCTCAAGCAGCGCGGTCATCGCCTGCGCCTGATTCGCCGGCCACCGGATCCCTACACCGCGGTGCAGCTCGTCACTGTCGAGGGCGCAAACCGGCTCGGTGCCTCAGACCCGCGCAAATTCGGGGCGCCAGCCGCGTATTAG
- a CDS encoding alpha/beta fold hydrolase, producing the protein MSNKPPFQLAGDHGPVLALVHGFPLDATLWAEQRALAGHVRLLTFDLPGFGAQPAGPLPTDLGGYAEHVRAVLDAAGAERVILGGLSMGGYIAFECWRRFPQRIDGLLLCDTRAEADSVETRAVRERGIAAVHEGRRAELLENMIETLLSAASRARGRPAAATRAMMHRASDAGIIAALGALRDRADSTPTLATITVPTLIVCGEQDALTPPALARAMHAGIARSQLALIASAGHLAPLEQALAFDAAVARWLAAERLAD; encoded by the coding sequence ATGTCAAACAAGCCGCCCTTTCAGCTCGCCGGCGACCATGGACCCGTGCTGGCCTTGGTTCACGGCTTCCCGCTCGACGCGACGTTATGGGCGGAGCAGCGTGCGCTGGCGGGCCACGTGCGCCTCTTGACCTTCGACCTCCCCGGCTTCGGAGCCCAGCCCGCGGGGCCACTGCCGACCGATCTCGGCGGCTACGCCGAGCACGTCCGGGCGGTGCTCGATGCGGCCGGCGCCGAGCGCGTGATCCTCGGCGGCCTGTCGATGGGCGGCTACATCGCCTTCGAGTGCTGGCGGCGCTTCCCGCAGCGCATTGATGGGCTGCTGCTCTGCGACACCCGCGCCGAGGCCGATAGCGTGGAGACCCGCGCCGTCCGCGAGCGAGGCATCGCAGCGGTGCACGAGGGCCGGCGGGCCGAGCTGCTCGAGAACATGATCGAGACGCTGCTCTCGGCGGCTAGCCGCGCACGTGGACGTCCAGCAGCAGCCACGCGCGCGATGATGCATCGGGCGAGCGATGCGGGCATCATCGCCGCGCTCGGAGCGCTGCGCGACCGCGCCGACTCCACGCCGACCCTCGCGACGATCACGGTGCCCACGCTGATCGTCTGCGGCGAACAGGACGCGCTGACCCCGCCGGCTCTCGCCCGCGCGATGCACGCGGGGATCGCGCGAAGCCAGCTCGCGCTGATCGCCAGCGCGGGGCATCTCGCCCCACTGGAGCAAGCGCTGGCCTTCGATGCTGCCGTGGCGCGCTGGCTCGCGGCGGAGCGCCTCGCCGACTGA
- a CDS encoding 8-oxo-dGTP diphosphatase produces the protein MPYTPILATLGYVLSPDRSQVLLIERNARPDDPHYGKFNGLGGKLRSDEDVVAGLRRELEEEAGIVCDRLQLAGTLSWPGFGAAGEEDWFGFVFVVEAFSGVPRSGCAEGALRWVPIERVLELPLWEGDRHFLPLVFARPLRVFHGVMPYREGRPLRWSCSFLGGADSAPAPSPAASPLDRVNRRG, from the coding sequence ATGCCCTACACGCCGATCCTCGCCACCCTGGGCTATGTGCTCAGCCCCGATCGCAGCCAGGTGCTCTTGATCGAGCGCAACGCGCGCCCGGACGATCCCCACTACGGCAAGTTCAACGGCCTGGGCGGGAAGCTGCGCTCCGATGAGGATGTCGTCGCCGGGTTGCGGCGCGAGCTGGAGGAGGAGGCGGGCATCGTCTGTGACCGACTCCAGCTCGCGGGAACCCTGAGCTGGCCGGGCTTTGGCGCGGCGGGCGAGGAGGATTGGTTTGGCTTCGTCTTCGTGGTCGAGGCCTTCAGCGGCGTGCCGCGCTCGGGCTGCGCCGAGGGCGCGCTGCGCTGGGTCCCCATCGAGCGCGTGCTCGAGCTGCCGCTCTGGGAGGGCGATCGGCACTTCCTGCCGCTGGTCTTTGCTCGCCCGCTGCGCGTCTTTCACGGCGTGATGCCCTATCGGGAGGGTCGCCCGCTCCGTTGGAGCTGCAGCTTCCTCGGCGGGGCCGACTCGGCCCCAGCCCCGAGCCCCGCCGCCTCGCCGCTCGATCGCGTCAACCGCCGGGGATGA
- a CDS encoding HAD family hydrolase: MRVGAFFDLDGTLLSVNSGALWIRRERRLGRLSLLRYLEGVAYLIAYRLNAIDMELAMRRALGTVKGEQEETLRGWTRDWYQSEVVPHAAPGGLGVIDQHRAAGHVLVLLTMTSPYEAELAAEHFRLDAWLSTIYEVQAGRLTGEAVPPLCYGPGKVERAERFAAEHGVDLASSYFYSDSASDIPMLTRVGHPHAVNPDARLRWHARRRGWPVLDWRGA; encoded by the coding sequence TTGCGCGTCGGAGCGTTCTTTGATCTCGATGGCACGTTGCTCAGCGTCAACAGCGGCGCGCTGTGGATTCGTCGCGAGCGGCGCCTCGGGCGCCTCAGCCTGCTGCGCTATCTGGAGGGCGTAGCCTACCTGATCGCCTACCGCCTCAATGCGATCGACATGGAGCTGGCGATGCGGCGCGCGCTGGGCACCGTCAAGGGCGAACAGGAAGAGACGCTCCGCGGCTGGACCCGCGATTGGTACCAATCCGAGGTCGTGCCGCATGCGGCGCCCGGCGGGCTGGGCGTGATCGATCAGCATCGCGCCGCTGGCCACGTCCTCGTCCTGCTGACGATGACCTCCCCCTATGAGGCGGAGCTCGCGGCCGAGCACTTCCGGCTCGACGCCTGGCTGAGCACGATCTACGAGGTCCAGGCCGGGCGGCTGACCGGTGAGGCCGTGCCCCCGCTCTGCTACGGGCCGGGCAAGGTCGAGCGCGCCGAGCGCTTCGCGGCCGAGCATGGGGTCGATCTCGCGAGCAGCTACTTCTATAGCGACAGTGCCAGCGATATCCCGATGCTGACGCGTGTTGGTCACCCGCACGCGGTCAATCCCGATGCGCGTCTGCGCTGGCATGCGCGGCGCCGCGGCTGGCCGGTCCTCGACTGGCGCGGCGCCTGA
- a CDS encoding succinate dehydrogenase/fumarate reductase iron-sulfur subunit — MRVTLNIWRQADAGAPGKLVPYVVEGVTEHMSFLEMLDVLNERLIDRGEEPVAFDHDCREGVCGACGQVIDGVPHGPHQRTTTCQLHLRSFRDGDTITIEPWRAQAFPVVKDLVVDRAAFDRIIAAGGYVSVHTGSAPDGNAIPIGKPVAERAMDAAECIGCGACVAACPNASAMLFVAAKVTQLALLPQGQPEREARVQAMVAQMEREGFGACTNHGECEAVCPKGIPLDFIGKLNRELLRASAKQAVAG, encoded by the coding sequence ATGCGCGTAACGCTCAACATCTGGCGCCAGGCCGACGCCGGCGCCCCGGGCAAGCTCGTGCCCTACGTGGTCGAGGGCGTGACCGAGCACATGTCCTTTCTCGAGATGCTCGACGTGCTCAACGAAAGGCTGATCGATCGCGGCGAGGAGCCGGTGGCCTTCGACCACGACTGCCGTGAGGGCGTCTGCGGCGCCTGCGGCCAGGTCATCGACGGCGTCCCCCACGGTCCGCATCAGCGTACGACCACCTGCCAGCTCCATCTGCGCAGCTTCCGCGACGGCGACACGATCACGATCGAGCCCTGGCGCGCCCAGGCCTTCCCGGTGGTCAAGGACCTCGTCGTCGACCGCGCGGCCTTCGACCGCATCATCGCCGCCGGCGGCTACGTCTCGGTCCACACCGGCAGCGCGCCCGACGGCAACGCGATCCCGATCGGCAAGCCAGTCGCCGAGCGCGCGATGGACGCCGCCGAGTGCATCGGCTGCGGGGCCTGCGTCGCCGCCTGCCCCAACGCGTCGGCGATGCTCTTCGTCGCCGCCAAGGTCACGCAGCTCGCGCTGCTGCCGCAGGGCCAGCCCGAGCGCGAGGCGCGCGTGCAGGCGATGGTGGCGCAGATGGAGCGCGAGGGCTTCGGCGCCTGCACCAACCACGGCGAGTGCGAGGCGGTCTGCCCGAAGGGCATCCCGCTCGACTTCATCGGCAAGCTCAACCGCGAGCTGCTGCGCGCCAGCGCCAAGCAGGCCGTCGCCGGCTGA